The window GTTCATACCCTTGCGAGATGCCGGGAGTGTATTGGTTCGATGAAGGTTTTATCGCCGACTATATAAAAAGCACCTAAGATGTGGCCAAGTTGGAAGGGCATCTTGCCCGATACTATTACGAGACTTCCGGATGGGAGGAACATCTGCAGAAGGCCGCCGGGGTTGAAAAGCTGGAGCAGTTGAAAAAAATCGCCCGGCACGAAGAAAAACCGCCGCAGGCAAAAGACATTTGGAACAAGTAGCATGGCATACGAAAAATACACCTTGACCGACCTGATGATCATTGCCGCCGCCAAAGAGCTTCCCGATGGGGAAGCCGTTCTGGTGGGAACGGGCCTTCCGGTCGCGGCGGCGCTCTTCGCCCAAAAAACGCATGCGCCCAGGCTGCTTCTATGCTTTGAGGCGGGCGGCATAGGACCGGAGCGGGTCCCCCGTTTGCCGTTGACCGTCGGCGAGGGGATCACCGCCGAAAGGGCGGTCGAGGCCGCCTCGATGATCGGCATCATGTCCATGGCCGCGAGGGGCGTGGTCAAATACGGTTTTCTGGGCGGGGCCCAGATCGACATGTACGGGAACCTGAACAGTACGGTGATCGGCTTGCATGCGAATCCGAAAATGCGTTTTCCCGGTTCGGGCGGAGCCAATGACATCGGCTCGTTGTGCACCCACACCTTGATCATCATGAAGCATGAAAAAAGAAGGTTCATTCCCAAGATCGATTTCGTCACCACTCCGGGGTATTTAAGCGGCGGCAACGCCAGGGAGCTTGCCGGCTTGCCCGAGAACACGGGTCCCTACCGGGTCATCTCCACGCTGGGGATCATGAGCTTTGAACCCCAATGCAAAAGAATGGAACTGCTGAAGCTCTACCCGGGCATCGCCGCCAAGCAGGTGCAGGACGAAACAGGCTTCGAGCTCCTGATCAGCAAGAATCTGCAGGAAATCGCCGCGCCGACCGAAAAAGAAATTCACATTCTGCGCACGGACGTTGACCCGTTCGGGGCACTTGAGTTCAAATAGAAAAGGGTCCATCGCGGCCGGCGCCTGCTTCACATTTTTCCCGGACTTTCGCTTTACTTTTTTTGCATTTTGGTCTAGTGTCAGCCTATGTTGAAATTGGTTTTTTTTGCGGGTGCTCGTTCTTATGCATAACATGATCCGGCTTGAAAGTTACGGCGACAGCCTGGAAAAAGGCGTCTACCGCTGCCATTCGCGCTTCCGGCGAGCGGTCAATTTTTCCAACGGCCGTTCGCTGGCAACGCTGGTGGACCGGCGCGTCGGCCCGGGTCCCCGCCATATCGTTGTGTGCGGGCTCGCTTTGCAAAAGGTGGAGCGCCTGGCGATCGGCGATGACGACATTTTCCTGGACGGCCTCCGCATCCCTTTCGCGTCCGCGCGCCGGTACGACTCGCGCTTGCGCCTCGAAGGCCCGGTCGTTGTCCAACGCTTTGCCGGCAACCTGGAGTGTTTTTCCCGCTGCCTCGGCCGGGAGGCCCCGCCGAGAAGCCTGGCGTTTTTGCTGGACGATAAGCGAAGCCGGCGCCGGCCCTCGGCCCTGGAACAGTCGGTTGCCGAACGGCTGCGCCTGGGGCGGAAAATGATCTTCAGCCCCGATTTCCTGCCCGGCATCAAAATGGTCGCCGGGCTCGGCTTCGGCCTGACGCCTGGCGGCGACGATTTCATCGGCGGCCTCCTGCTGGCCCTGTACTACGGCCAGCAGCTGTTCAAGCGTAATTTCGAATCGGCCATCCGCCTGGTCTGCAGGTCGGCGGAGGGGAAAAACCCTTTTTCCGGAACCATGCTAGCCGATGCCGGCGAAGGCCGGGCCGTGGGCAGGGTCAAAAGCCTGCTGGCTGCTCTTATCAACGGGAATGAAAAAAAAGTCCGCCAAAACGCCCTGCAGCTGCGCGCGATCGGCCACTCATCGGGGATCGACCTCGGGGTCGGCTTGCTGCTGACGGGCCGGGCGCTCGTCCGCAACCAGGGGGAACCATGGTGGTGAAAGGATCGGTCAAGCGGGGCGAGTATTTTGATTCGGTGACCCTGATGCGCATCGCCCAGAAGGTCAATGCCGAGGCTGGGGTGATCGATTCCGGGCTGATCATTGCCAGCCGCGAAAACAAAGCCATACTGAAGGCCTCGGGACTTTTCGTCGCCGCGTTCGCCGCGGCCCGGGACAACGACCTGCTCGTCGTTGTCAAGGCCCGGTCGGAAGAGATCGCCGCGCGGGCTTTGGCCCGCGTGGACGGTCATCTGCATGAAAGCCGCCAAAAGGCCTCCACCCAGGGCGGTGCTGCCCGTACCCCCAGCCTCGACGCCGCGCTCGATGCGCTGCCCGGGGCCAACCTGGTCATGATCTCGATCGCCGGCTGCTATGCCGGCGGCGAAGCCAGGAAGGCCCTGGAAAAAGGGCTGCACGTCTTCCTTTTCTCCGACAACGTGACGCTGGCCACGGAGATCGAATTGAAAAAATTGGCTCGCGACCGCAGGCTCCTGCTCATGGGGCCCGATTGCGGCACGGCCATCATCAATGGCGTCCCGCTCGGGTTCGCCAACGCCGTGCCCCCGGGAGCGATCGGTATCGTGGCTGCCGCCGGGACCGGCCTCCAGGAGGTTTCTTCGTTGATCGCCAACGCCGGAGCCGGAATTTCACAGGCCATCGGCACCGGCGGCCGCGACCTGAAGAAAGAAGTGGGCGGCATCATGTTCGCCTCCGCCATCGAAGCGCTCGCAGCCGACAAGAAAACCGCAGTCATGCTCCTGGTCGCCAAACCACCCGATCCAACGGTCCGGGAAAAGATCGGCCGGCTGCTGCGCCGGATAAGCAAACCGGTGGTCATCGTTTTTTTAGGCGGCCAGGGCGGGGCGGTCAAAGGCAAAAACATATATGACGCGGCCACGCTGGAGGAGGGCGCCATGATGGCCATCGCCCTCTGGCGCGGCGACGCGGTGGAAAACGCGAGGCAGCGGCTGGCCGGTCGCGATGCCGGGCTGGAAAAGCGGGCCAGGGCCATCGCCGACAAACTGCAGCCGCGGCAGAGATACATCCGGGCCCTTTATACCGGCGGGACCTTCTGCAGCGAAGCCCAGGTTATTTTCCGCGGCCGGCTACCCGGTCTTTATTCCAACGTCCCGTTGCCCGGAGTGGCCAAATTGGGCAGCAGCCTGCAAAGCGAACGGCATACGTTCCTCGACCTGGGCGAGGACGAGTTCACCGCCGGTCGGCTGCATCCGATGATCGATTTTTCCATGCGCAGCCGGCGCATGCTGCAGGAAGCCGGCGACCCGCAAACCGCCCTCCTCCTGCTGGACCTGGTGCTGGGCTATGGGGCCAACCGCGATCCGTTGCCCGAGATCATCCCGGCCGTGCGCGCCTGCCGCAAGGCCGCCGGCGGAAGAAGCCTGCCGATGATTTTCTCGGTCACCGGCACAGAGCACGACCCCCAGA is drawn from Candidatus Aminicenantes bacterium and contains these coding sequences:
- a CDS encoding 3-oxoacid CoA-transferase gives rise to the protein MAYEKYTLTDLMIIAAAKELPDGEAVLVGTGLPVAAALFAQKTHAPRLLLCFEAGGIGPERVPRLPLTVGEGITAERAVEAASMIGIMSMAARGVVKYGFLGGAQIDMYGNLNSTVIGLHANPKMRFPGSGGANDIGSLCTHTLIIMKHEKRRFIPKIDFVTTPGYLSGGNARELAGLPENTGPYRVISTLGIMSFEPQCKRMELLKLYPGIAAKQVQDETGFELLISKNLQEIAAPTEKEIHILRTDVDPFGALEFK
- a CDS encoding DUF2877 domain-containing protein, producing MIRLESYGDSLEKGVYRCHSRFRRAVNFSNGRSLATLVDRRVGPGPRHIVVCGLALQKVERLAIGDDDIFLDGLRIPFASARRYDSRLRLEGPVVVQRFAGNLECFSRCLGREAPPRSLAFLLDDKRSRRRPSALEQSVAERLRLGRKMIFSPDFLPGIKMVAGLGFGLTPGGDDFIGGLLLALYYGQQLFKRNFESAIRLVCRSAEGKNPFSGTMLADAGEGRAVGRVKSLLAALINGNEKKVRQNALQLRAIGHSSGIDLGVGLLLTGRALVRNQGEPWW
- the fdrA gene encoding acyl-CoA synthetase FdrA, with translation MVVKGSVKRGEYFDSVTLMRIAQKVNAEAGVIDSGLIIASRENKAILKASGLFVAAFAAARDNDLLVVVKARSEEIAARALARVDGHLHESRQKASTQGGAARTPSLDAALDALPGANLVMISIAGCYAGGEARKALEKGLHVFLFSDNVTLATEIELKKLARDRRLLLMGPDCGTAIINGVPLGFANAVPPGAIGIVAAAGTGLQEVSSLIANAGAGISQAIGTGGRDLKKEVGGIMFASAIEALAADKKTAVMLLVAKPPDPTVREKIGRLLRRISKPVVIVFLGGQGGAVKGKNIYDAATLEEGAMMAIALWRGDAVENARQRLAGRDAGLEKRARAIADKLQPRQRYIRALYTGGTFCSEAQVIFRGRLPGLYSNVPLPGVAKLGSSLQSERHTFLDLGEDEFTAGRLHPMIDFSMRSRRMLQEAGDPQTALLLLDLVLGYGANRDPLPEIIPAVRACRKAAGGRSLPMIFSVTGTEHDPQKRSRVVAGLLENGAEVLESNAAAGRLALIVAELQGRRS